TTGGCAGCCGCTGTTGCTGGCCCTGGCCGCCGATGCCGCGGCCGCCCCCCTGCTGCCGCCGCTGCTGGCCCAGGCCGCCCTGGGGCCCGCCGCCGAGGGGCCCCTGCGCCTACGCCTCGCCCAGACACTGGCCGACGACGTGGCCTGGGCCGAAACCGCCGAAACCCTGCTGCTCACCGATGCCGCCGTGGCCCAGCAGCTGCTCCATTTTTACACCAGCCAGGCCAACCGCCCCGCCCTGCTGCGCACCGCGGCCACGGCCTTCGCCACCTGGCCCGACCAGTTTGGCGACTACGTGCTGCGCACCTTCAGCTCCGCCACGGCCCCCGCCCTCTACCGCGACGCCCTGCGCCACCGCGCCCAGGCCAACCACAGCCTACCCGACTACGCCCTGCTGCGCCCCCTGCTGAGCGCCGCCGAAGCCGCCGCCTTCGTGCAGGCCGCCGTGGCGGCGGCCCAGGACCGGCGCGGCAGCGTAGCCTTTGCCGCCCAGTTGCTGGCCCAGACCGGCGACGTGGCCGCGCTGCGCGAGTTTGTACTCGGGCTGGAGTGGCTGGCCGTCAGCCCGCCCTACCACACCGAAATTGCCATGATGGCCCTGGCCGACACCGACCCCCTCCCCCTCATGCTGGAGCTGGAGATCCGCACCCGCGCCTACCTCCACGGCCGGGCCAACGCCAAGCGCGGGGCCTTCCTCTACGAGCGGATCGGCCGGTGGCTGGTGAGCCTGCGCGGCACCGCCCCCCGCCTCGCCGAACCCATTTTGCGCCTGGCCCAGGAGCTGCGCGAGGAGTTCCCCACCCTGCACGGCCTGCGCGACGTGCTGCGGGCCGAAGGCTTTTTGCCCAACGAGCCGGCAACTGCCACTGGGTCCAAGGCGCGGGGGCGGCGGCCCAAACAGTAGCCCGTGCCCAGGCCAGCGGCCCGGGTTGGGGCCCCGGGGCCCAAACCCGGGCCGCTGGCCGCCGTATAGCCGCCCACCCAACGGTGATGGATTTCCACCGCGAACCGCCGGTGCTTGTGCGCCGCGCTGATGATTCCTACTGAACTGACCGGCCGCAAGGGCCGCGCCGGCTGAATCATCTTGTTACTTCGCGCCGTGGCTCACCGTACCGTTTCCCTTGTTCCCCGCTGGCTGCCAGCCCGGCTGCGGGCTTCGTCCACCACTGCCACGGCGGTTTTTTTGCTGCGTTGGGCGCTGCTGGCGGCGCTGGTGGGGGCCTTGGCGGGCACGGCGTCGGCCGGCTTCTTGGTTTCGCTGGAATGGGTGACGCGCTGGCGCGAGGCCCACCCCGGGGCCCTGGCGCTGCTGCCAGCGGGCGGCCTGTTGGTGGGCTTGGCTTACCACTACTTCGGCAACCGGGTAGTGAAAGGCAACAACTTGATTTTGGACGAAATCCACACGCCCGGCAACACGATTCCGCTGCGGCTGGTGCCGCTGGTGCTGGGCGGCACGCTCGTGACGCACCTGTTTGGCGGCTCGGCGGGGCGCGAGGGCACGGCCGTGCAAATGGGCGCGGCCCTGGCCGACCAGCTGGCGCGCTGGCTGCCGCGGCGCGAGCGCCGGCTGCTGCTCATTGCGGGCATGAGCGCGGGGTTTGCCGCAGTGTTCGGTACGCCGCTGGCGGGGGCCGTGTTCGGGCTGGAAGTGTTTTTGCTGGGCGCGGTGCGCTACGAGGCCATTTTGCCGAGCTTCCTGGCCGCCGTGGTGGCCGACGCGGTGACGCGCGCCTGGGGCGTGGGCCACACGCCGTACCCTGCGCTGGCGGCGCTGCCGCTCACGGCCGCGGGGCTGGGCAGCACGCTGGTAGCGGGGGCCCTGTTTGGGCTGGCGGCGCGGTTTTTTGCCACCCTCACGCACAGCATTTCCCGGGTTTTCAGCCGCATAAAATACCCGCCGCTGCGGCCAGTGGTAGGCGGCGTGCTGGTAGCGGCCACCATGTGGGCCCTGGGCACCATGCGCTACGCCGGCCTCGGCGTACCCGTGATTGTGGAGGCATTTCAGCACCCGCTGGGGCCCCAGGACTTCGCCCTCAAGCTGGCCCTGACGGCCCTCACGCTGGGCGCGGGCTTCAAGGGTGGGGAGGTGACGCCGCTGTTTTTCATCGGGGCGGCGCTGGGCTCGGCGCTGGCCGGGGTGCTGCCGCTGCCGGTGGCGCTGCTGGCGGGCATGGGCTTCGTGGGCGTGTTTGCGGGCGCGGCCAACACGCCCCTGGCCTGCCTGCTGATGGGCCTGGAGCTGTTCGGGGCCCGCGCCGGCGTGTACCTGGGGCTGAGCTGCGTGGTGGCCTACCTATTTTCGGGCCACCAGGGCATCTACGCCTCGCAGGTAATCGGGCAGGCCAAGCACCCGCTACTGGGCCGGCAGCAGGGCCGGCGGCTGGGGGCCCTGGGCGCGGCGCCCCCCGGGCCGTAGCCGCACCGCGCCGCCTTGCGCGCTGCTGCCCCCAATAGTTACTTTTATCCGTTGCCGGCGTCGGCTGCTTTTCGTTCGCCCCACCCGCCCCATGCCTTCTTCCCGCTTTTCCCGCCGCGATTGGCTCAAGGCCGCGGCCCTGGCAACGCCCCCGCTGCTGTTGGGCCCCGGCGCGGCGCTGGCCGCCGTGCCCGCGGCCCCGGGCAAAACCCCGCCGCTGAACGCCGCCGACATTGCCGCCATCGAGGCGGCAATGGGCAAAAAAGGCACTTACGTAGAAGCGCAGGCCACGCACACCACTTCCCTGCCCCGCAACGATTTGAAGGTGACCGTCAAGGGCGAGTCGGTGCCCATTGCCTTCGGCTTCGGCGGCTGGGTGGCCATCAAGCGCACGCTCGACGGGAAATCCGCCATGCTGATGAGCGACACGGTGCTACTGCAAGCGGAGGTGAACCCGCTAATTTCGGCGGCCCAGGCCAACGGGCTGGAAATCGGGGCCATCCACAACCATTTTTTCTACGAAGAGCCCCGCATCTTCTACATGCACATTACGGGCATGGGCAGCCCGGCCGAGCTGGCGAAAAAATTTGCCGCCGCGCTGAAAGATTCCAAGCTGCTGCCGGCCAACCAGCCCCCGGCGGCGGGGGTCCCCGCCGCCGTGCCACCGGGCAACAACGCCACCCCGGCCGCCGGCCCGCCCACCGGCAAAGAGCTGTTCGACCTGGCGGCCCTCGACGCTGTGGTGCACTCCCAAGGCGTCGTCAACGGCCCCACTTACAAATACACCGTGGGCCGCGCCGACGTGCAGTCCCTGATGATGGGCACGGAAATGACCGCCGCCATCGGCCTGAACTCCTGGGCGGCGTTTGCCGGCAAGCAGGCCGAAGCCCACATCGCCGGCGACATTGCCATGCTGGAAACCGAGGTTAACCCCGTCATCCGAGCCCTGCGGGCCCACAACCTGGAGGTGGTGGCCGTGCACAACCACATGCTGGGCGACGCGCCGCGCATGATGTTCCTGCACTACTACGGCCGGGGCCCAGCGCCGGCCCTGGCCGCCGGCTTCCGCGCCGCCTTGGACCAGCTGGGCCGGGGCAAAGCGGGCGGCATGAAGCACTGAGGCGCCGCCCGCCAAATGGGCCGGGGCCCCTACCCTTGCGCTACCAGCTGCGGCTGGGGCCGCAGGCGGCGCTGGGCCACCACGAGGCCCAGCATTAGCCCGCCGCAGGCCAGGCCGATGACGGGCGCGGAGGCGATTTCCAAGAGCCAGCCGTTGAGGTAGCTGCTGGCCACGCCGCACAGGTTCACGAGGGCCATGTAGGTGGTGAACTGGGAGCCTTCGATTTTGGGGCGGCAGAAGGCCATCAGGGCCGGCATGGCGGCCACGCTCAGCAGCGGGTCGGCCACGTTCATCAGCACCAGGCCCGTGAAGCCCACGGCCCGCACGTGCCAGAACGGCGCCAGGGCCCCGAACACGAGCAGGAAAAAAGCGTAGCCCGCCATCACCCAGTACTGCAGCCGGGCGGTGCCGAGGCGGTCCACCAGCACGCCCCCGCCCAGCAATAGTACAAACGCCGCGGCGCTGCCCCAACTGCCTTGCAGGATGGACACGTCGGCGTCGGCCCAGTGCAGGGAATGGATGAGGTGGTAGTTGTAGGCGTAGCCAAATACGTAGCTGGCCAGGTACGCCAGGAAGATGATGCCGAACGCCCGCAGGCTGTAGCGTTCCACCATGGCGCGCCACAGCTCGGCAAAAAGCCAGCGCAACGACGGGTTTTCCTCGTCGTCGTGCAAGGCAGCGGCGTGGGCCCGGGCAGCGGCGCGCCCCGCCCGCCCGAAGGTGGGCAGCAGGCGGTCGGCCCGGTCGAGCTTGATGAAAAAGGTCAACACCGTGAGCACCAGCAGCGTGGCCGATTGCACCAGCGCCGCCGGCCGGAAGCCGCCGTGGTGCAGCACGTAGGCCAGCACTGCGCCGCCCACGGCCCAACCCAGTAGGTAGCCGCCGCGCATGAAGGCATTCACGCGGCCGCGCTCGGCCGGCGGCACCACCGAAATGGCGATGGCGTCCACGCTGGCGTCCTGGATAGAAGCGAACACGCTGTGCACGAAAAATACCCCGCCCATCAGCCCCAGCTGGGCCACGGGGTCGCGCACGAGCAGCAGCGAGAGCGAGGCCACGCACGCCACCAACTGCGTGAGCACCACCCACTGCTTGCGGTGCCCGATGATGGAATATTGAAATTTATCAATCAGGGGGCCCCAGATGAACTGGAACGTCCAGGGCAGGCCCACGATGGCGGCGAACGTGCCCACCGACTTGGCCGTGAGGCCGCTGCCCACCAGGTAGTTGTACACCGCCGTCAGGGCAAACCCCGAGGGAATGCCCTGCATCACGTACAGGTAAAAAAACGTGAAGTAGCGCAACCCCACGCTCTCCCGCAGCACCAGACTTTTTGCCATAACTGTGCGGTAACAACGGCTGCGGGCGGTAATGGTTAAGGCCGGGCTTAGCGGCCACGCGGGGGCCCCCAGGTGGCGGCCGGCGGTGCCGCCCAGCCAGCGGTTGGCAGCGGTGCAAAATCACGGGTTGGGCCGCGCCGGAAAGCCCTGGAAACAGGCCGTGGCCGCCGCAACCAGCGCCGCGCGCTACGGCACGATTTGCAGCATTTCCAGGCGGTTATCGAATGGGTCGCGGACGAAAAAGCGCTGCCGGCCGTCGAGGTCCGACGCGGGCTCGATGGCCACGCCCTGCGCCTCCAGCGCCCGCCGGGCCCCACCGGCATCGGCCACCTCAAAGGCCGGGTGGCGCTTCGAGCGGGGCCCCAGCGGGGCGGGGTCTTCCTGGATGTGCAGCTCGATGCCGCCCACCAGGTACCAAATGGTGGCCTTGGGGTGGGGCCCCGGCGCCTCGGGCAGCCCCAGCACTCCGCCGTAAAATGCGCGGGCCGCCGCCAGGGCCCCCACCGGCACGCTCAGCAGCAAGTGGTGGAAGCGGGTGAAGTGGATGGGGTTCATGGCTGGTTAATTTATTGTCATTAGGGGCAGCGCAGCCACCGCGCGGGGGTTCCAGGGCCCCTACTGCGCCACGGCCTCGGCGGCTTTGCTGATGTCGCCGCTCACTTTTTGCAGGAAGGCCAACTGCTCGCGCCAGGCGGGGTCGTCGGGGGCCGGGGTGGCGGGGGGCGGAGGGGTAGCTTCGAGTTCGGGGGCGGCGGGGGCCAGGCGGCGCAGGGCGGTGGCCAGGGCCCCCTGGGCCCCCACCAGGGCGCGCCGCGTGGCGAGCGTGAACTCGGGCCCTGGGTCGGCGGCGGCCAGGGCGGCGGCGCCGGCGGCTAGGGTGTAGTTCAGCACCACAAACTCGTAGACGGCGGTGGGCTGGCGGTGGGTGCGCTTGGGTTCGGAGAGCATGCGCTGGAAGGCAGCGGCCAGGTTGGCGGTGGCCACGTAGGCGGTTTTGCGGGCCAGGCGGTAGGCGGTGGGCGCGGGACCGGCGGGGGCCGCCAGGCGGGCGGCCACCTGGTGCAAGTAGGCCTGGTTGGCGCGCAGCACGGCGGCCATCAGGTCGGGCAGCTCGGCAGCCTCCCAACGCGGAAACAGGAAGTAGCCGCAGCCAAAGGCAATGGCACAGCCGATGAGCGTGTCAATTACGCGTTCCTGGAGCACGTCGAGGTACTCAAATTTCAGCAGCCCGTACATGATGATGAGGTAGGCCGTGAGGAACACCACGAACACCACGTAGTTCAGGCGCTGAAACGAGTAGGCCACGATGGCGAACACCACCAGCACGGCAAAGCGCACGTCGTTGCTGCTCACCGCGGCCAGCACGGCCAGGCCCAGCAGGCCGCCGCCCAGCGTGCCCAGCACGCGCTGCTCGTTGCGCTGCCGCGTGAGGCTGAAGCCGGGCTTGAGCAGCACCGTGGCCGTGAGCAAAATCCAGTAGCTGTGGGCCCCGTGCCACAGCAGCTCGGCCACCGCAAAGGCCACCACGCTGGCCACCAGCACCCGCAGCGAGTGCCGGAACACGGCCGATTTCAGGGTGAAGCTTTGCCAGTAGGCGCCCGCTTTCCAGGCGTCGCGGGCGATGAACTGCACGTGCTGGGCGGCGCGGCCGGGCTCGGCGGGGGCCGCCCCGGGGCCCGCGGCGGCGTCGAAGTACCGGCCCATGTCGGCCAGGCGGCGGCTGAAGTCGCGCAGGGTGACGAGCGTTTTTTTGAGCGGCCACACACTGGGCCCCCCGTCCTGGGCCCCCAGCGCGTCGAGGTGGGCCTTAAGGGCATCGAGGGCGGGCGCAAAGTCGGGCGGCGGGCCGCTCAGCGCGCGGTTGGCCTGAATGGCGGCCCCCAGGCGGTCGAGGGCGGCGGCCTGGGCGCGCAGCAGCCGGGCAATTTCGTCGAGCGCGCCGCTGGTGGCAAAGTCGCGTCGCAGGGCCTCGTAGTCGAGGAACGTGGCCGTGGCCCGCTCGTACAAGTCCACCACATCAATAAAGGTGAGCACCAGCCGCCGGCCCGTGCTGGTGGATTCGTTCACCACCTGCCGGCTGCGGAAGAGCACGGCGCGCACGGCCTCCTGGGTGTCGCTCACGGCCACCTGGCGGGCCACCAGGCGGCGGTAGTCGTCGGCCAGGTCGGTGCGGGTGCGGTAGAAATCGGCCTTGGCGCTGAGGTAGCCGGCCAGCGCGTGGATGCTCTCGCCCAGCGCCTGCTGGGCCGCCCGGTAGGGCCCCACCCAGTTCAGCACCAGCGCCAGCAGGCCGTACCAGGCGGCGCCCGCGCCCAGGGCCAGCGCGTGGGGCAGCACCTGCGCCGGCCGCGCCGCCGGGTGGGCCAGCGTGAGCACCAGCGCCAGCAGGCCGGCCGTGCCCACGGCCCCGGCGCGGGCCCCCCAGACCAGCAGCATGCTCAGCCCGAAGCTTAGCAGGGCCACCTCCAGCCCCAGCAGCCAGCGCACCGGGGCCACGTAGCCCGTGAGCAGGGCCACGGCAAACACCAGCGCCAGGGCTGCGAGCTGGCCGTTGCGGCGGTGGCTGGCGGGGCCCGGCGTGTCGGGCACGCTCACGCACACCGCCCCCGTGGCCATCGTCAGGCCCAGGTCAAACTGCCCGAACTGGGCCCCCAGCGCCGCTGGCAGCAGGATGGCCACGGCCGTCCGCAGCCCACTCGAAAAGTCGGCCCCGAAGAAAAAGTATTGCAGGCGGGTGGGGAAGCGCGGACGGGGCATGGTGCGCCCAATGTACGGCCCGGCCGGCCGGCGGGGTGCCCGGTCCGGGGCCAAATTTTAGCAAAACCCGTTCGACCCCCGCTTAGTTGACCGCGACGGATTTGGTCTTTACCACGATACCGGCTTCCGTAAACTCGCTGTACCGCTCGATGACGTAGCCCGGGTGGGCGGGGTCTTTTTCGATGGGCTTCACCCCGCTTTCCATCTCGTTGCAATGCACGGCAAAGGGCGGCACCGCGTAGGCCCAGCGGCCGTGCGCATAGCTGAACACCAAGTAGCTGCGCCAGCAGCTGGTGAACCAGTCCGGCAGCACCCCGAGGTCGTCCTTGCCGTCGTTGTTCAGGTCGCCCAGGTTGGTGAGGGCACCCCCGATGTATTTGCCTATCGCCAGGGGCTTGATGGCCGGGTTGGAAAACTGCACCGAGCACCGGCACTCGCCCACGCAGTCCATGCCCCCGGGCGTTAAGGGCGGCGGCACGGCCCAGGCAAGCTCTGGGGCCCCGTCGCCGTCAAAGTCGCCCTTCACGGCACCGGCCGGCACGGGCATGGGCACGCCCCCAGCCGGGCGCGGATCCGCGGGCACGGCCCCGCTCAGCCCCAACAAAACAAGTGTAACCCCGAAGCGCATGGCCTTGCAATAAAAGACGTTAAGACCTTTTACGTCGGGGCCCGGCCGGGGTTGGCCGGGCCCTATTCGAACAGGATCTTAATACAGCATGTCGTCCACGGGCTCCACTTTGGGCGGCAGATTGGTTTCAGCGAGCAGCTCGCGCAGGTCGATTTCGATGCTGCGGCAGATGCTGGTCATGGGCACGTCGTTCATGGTATTGTCGAACGGGTTTTCGCTGATGTGGCCCACCAGCTCGATGGTGTTGAACACCCACGACACGAGCACCGAAAACGGCACCATCAGCCACACGTGGTACTGGCCCAGGGGCAGGCGGCTGTCGAATTCTTCCACCAGGCCCAGCGGCAGCAGCAGCGCAAACAGCCACACAAACACGAAGCTGAAGTAGGCGTACTGCCGCGGAAACGGCGTGTTCTTGATCCGCTCGCAGCCGCCCTGGAAGTTGAACAAATCCTGCACCGTCTGCATCATGGCCACCTGGCGGAACTCGCTGAGCAGGCCCGTGCGGTGGAGGTCGAGCAGCTCCTTGCTCTGGTGGCGCAGCAGGTGGGTGGGCGGGTTGGCGGCGAAGCGGGCGGCCGAATCGTCGGGGTCGAGCAGGAAAGGGGCCACTTCGGCGTCCCAGCGCTCGGCGGTTTGGCGGCGCAGGTGCAGGCGCAGGGCGTTGCACCAGGCAATTTGGCGGTACACCAGGCGGCGGTGCAGCTCTTGCACCGGGGCCCCGTTGGGGTAGCCGTCCGAAAATTGTACGAAGTCGAACACCCGCAGCGTCCACACCCGCGAGGTGTTCACGATGCTGCCCCACAGTTGCCGGCCCTCCCAGAAACGGTCGTAGGAGCCGTTGTTTTTGAAGCCAATGTAGAACGCCACCGCCGTACCCAGCGTGGCCACCGGCTGCCACGGGATGTCAAGCGCGTGCACATTTAGGGGCCCGTACAAGAAGCAAATCAGCACATTATAGGAAAAAAAGAACAGCAAGCTGTTGCGCGACAAGCGCCAGATGAGGATGGGGCGAAGATTGGTACGGATGTACATGAATGAATTAAAAAAGGAGAACCCAACATACGCCGCCGCCGGTCCCCGCGGCCAAACCCCGCCCGGAGTTGGGGGCCCCAGCAGCGGCCAGCGTTGGTATTTTCTGAAGACCGCCGGTGCTAACAGTCCCAGCGGAACGGCCAAAATTAGCGTATTTTGGGGGTGATGCGCCAGCCGCACGCCTTTTTAGTTCATCATTTCTTCATGAATGCATCCCTGATTCCCGCCTTGGCCGTGGCCCTGTGCCTGGCCGCTGGCCCCGCCGCCCACGCCCAAAAGCGGGCCCCCGCCCCCAAGCCCGACCGCACCCAGGTGTACGACTCGGTGGCCCAGCCGGCCGTGCCGCTGGGCGGCACCGCGCACTACGCCCAGTTCCTGGCCGACCACCAGCGCTACCCCGCCACGGCCATGCAGCAGGGCCAGCAGGGCACCGTGCCGGTAAGTTTCGTGGTGGAAAAAACCGGCGTGGTAAGCAACGTGGCGGTGACCAAGCCCGTGGCCCCGCTGCTCGACGCCGAGGCCGTGCGCCTCATCAAGAGCGGGCCCCGCTGGACGCCTGCCAAAAACCGCAACCAGGTGGTGCGCCAGCGCGTGACGGTGCCGGTGAGCTTCGTGCT
This genomic stretch from Hymenobacter sp. PAMC 26628 harbors:
- a CDS encoding chloride channel protein, whose translation is MAHRTVSLVPRWLPARLRASSTTATAVFLLRWALLAALVGALAGTASAGFLVSLEWVTRWREAHPGALALLPAGGLLVGLAYHYFGNRVVKGNNLILDEIHTPGNTIPLRLVPLVLGGTLVTHLFGGSAGREGTAVQMGAALADQLARWLPRRERRLLLIAGMSAGFAAVFGTPLAGAVFGLEVFLLGAVRYEAILPSFLAAVVADAVTRAWGVGHTPYPALAALPLTAAGLGSTLVAGALFGLAARFFATLTHSISRVFSRIKYPPLRPVVGGVLVAATMWALGTMRYAGLGVPVIVEAFQHPLGPQDFALKLALTALTLGAGFKGGEVTPLFFIGAALGSALAGVLPLPVALLAGMGFVGVFAGAANTPLACLLMGLELFGARAGVYLGLSCVVAYLFSGHQGIYASQVIGQAKHPLLGRQQGRRLGALGAAPPGP
- a CDS encoding DUF1259 domain-containing protein: MPSSRFSRRDWLKAAALATPPLLLGPGAALAAVPAAPGKTPPLNAADIAAIEAAMGKKGTYVEAQATHTTSLPRNDLKVTVKGESVPIAFGFGGWVAIKRTLDGKSAMLMSDTVLLQAEVNPLISAAQANGLEIGAIHNHFFYEEPRIFYMHITGMGSPAELAKKFAAALKDSKLLPANQPPAAGVPAAVPPGNNATPAAGPPTGKELFDLAALDAVVHSQGVVNGPTYKYTVGRADVQSLMMGTEMTAAIGLNSWAAFAGKQAEAHIAGDIAMLETEVNPVIRALRAHNLEVVAVHNHMLGDAPRMMFLHYYGRGPAPALAAGFRAALDQLGRGKAGGMKH
- a CDS encoding MFS transporter, producing the protein MAKSLVLRESVGLRYFTFFYLYVMQGIPSGFALTAVYNYLVGSGLTAKSVGTFAAIVGLPWTFQFIWGPLIDKFQYSIIGHRKQWVVLTQLVACVASLSLLLVRDPVAQLGLMGGVFFVHSVFASIQDASVDAIAISVVPPAERGRVNAFMRGGYLLGWAVGGAVLAYVLHHGGFRPAALVQSATLLVLTVLTFFIKLDRADRLLPTFGRAGRAAARAHAAALHDDEENPSLRWLFAELWRAMVERYSLRAFGIIFLAYLASYVFGYAYNYHLIHSLHWADADVSILQGSWGSAAAFVLLLGGGVLVDRLGTARLQYWVMAGYAFFLLVFGALAPFWHVRAVGFTGLVLMNVADPLLSVAAMPALMAFCRPKIEGSQFTTYMALVNLCGVASSYLNGWLLEIASAPVIGLACGGLMLGLVVAQRRLRPQPQLVAQG
- a CDS encoding VOC family protein, translating into MNPIHFTRFHHLLLSVPVGALAAARAFYGGVLGLPEAPGPHPKATIWYLVGGIELHIQEDPAPLGPRSKRHPAFEVADAGGARRALEAQGVAIEPASDLDGRQRFFVRDPFDNRLEMLQIVP
- a CDS encoding FUSC family membrane protein; the protein is MPRPRFPTRLQYFFFGADFSSGLRTAVAILLPAALGAQFGQFDLGLTMATGAVCVSVPDTPGPASHRRNGQLAALALVFAVALLTGYVAPVRWLLGLEVALLSFGLSMLLVWGARAGAVGTAGLLALVLTLAHPAARPAQVLPHALALGAGAAWYGLLALVLNWVGPYRAAQQALGESIHALAGYLSAKADFYRTRTDLADDYRRLVARQVAVSDTQEAVRAVLFRSRQVVNESTSTGRRLVLTFIDVVDLYERATATFLDYEALRRDFATSGALDEIARLLRAQAAALDRLGAAIQANRALSGPPPDFAPALDALKAHLDALGAQDGGPSVWPLKKTLVTLRDFSRRLADMGRYFDAAAGPGAAPAEPGRAAQHVQFIARDAWKAGAYWQSFTLKSAVFRHSLRVLVASVVAFAVAELLWHGAHSYWILLTATVLLKPGFSLTRQRNEQRVLGTLGGGLLGLAVLAAVSSNDVRFAVLVVFAIVAYSFQRLNYVVFVVFLTAYLIIMYGLLKFEYLDVLQERVIDTLIGCAIAFGCGYFLFPRWEAAELPDLMAAVLRANQAYLHQVAARLAAPAGPAPTAYRLARKTAYVATANLAAAFQRMLSEPKRTHRQPTAVYEFVVLNYTLAAGAAALAAADPGPEFTLATRRALVGAQGALATALRRLAPAAPELEATPPPPATPAPDDPAWREQLAFLQKVSGDISKAAEAVAQ
- a CDS encoding VCBS repeat-containing protein encodes the protein MRFGVTLVLLGLSGAVPADPRPAGGVPMPVPAGAVKGDFDGDGAPELAWAVPPPLTPGGMDCVGECRCSVQFSNPAIKPLAIGKYIGGALTNLGDLNNDGKDDLGVLPDWFTSCWRSYLVFSYAHGRWAYAVPPFAVHCNEMESGVKPIEKDPAHPGYVIERYSEFTEAGIVVKTKSVAVN
- a CDS encoding bestrophin family protein, translated to MYIRTNLRPILIWRLSRNSLLFFFSYNVLICFLYGPLNVHALDIPWQPVATLGTAVAFYIGFKNNGSYDRFWEGRQLWGSIVNTSRVWTLRVFDFVQFSDGYPNGAPVQELHRRLVYRQIAWCNALRLHLRRQTAERWDAEVAPFLLDPDDSAARFAANPPTHLLRHQSKELLDLHRTGLLSEFRQVAMMQTVQDLFNFQGGCERIKNTPFPRQYAYFSFVFVWLFALLLPLGLVEEFDSRLPLGQYHVWLMVPFSVLVSWVFNTIELVGHISENPFDNTMNDVPMTSICRSIEIDLRELLAETNLPPKVEPVDDMLY
- a CDS encoding energy transducer TonB → MNASLIPALAVALCLAAGPAAHAQKRAPAPKPDRTQVYDSVAQPAVPLGGTAHYAQFLADHQRYPATAMQQGQQGTVPVSFVVEKTGVVSNVAVTKPVAPLLDAEAVRLIKSGPRWTPAKNRNQVVRQRVTVPVSFVLSPPAAPVQLPAKGGAPAPPPNAADIAASAHPDQPAVVAPDKPATPVGGTDAFFAWIEKNQQYPRLARQRKIQGKVPVEFIVQADGSLTDARVLKKMGSGLDEEALRLIRTAPRWEPATYQGKPLKQKMVLPVLFQL